Proteins from one Mercurialis annua linkage group LG7, ddMerAnnu1.2, whole genome shotgun sequence genomic window:
- the LOC126656445 gene encoding cyclin-C1-2-like: MAANFWTSSHYKQLLDPEEVDVVPQQDKDKGITLEDFKLIKLHMANYIVKLAQQVKVRQRVVATAITYMRRVYTRKSMSMYDPRLVAPTCLYLAAKAEESTLQARFLLFYIRKIYSDEKYRCEIKDILEMEMKILEALNYYLVVFHPYRSLSQLLQDAGIHDTNMIQLSWGLVNDTYKMDLILMHPPHLIALACIYIASVYREKDITAWFEELRADMNVVKNISMEILDFYEGHRSIAEERVTAALNKLALKS, translated from the exons ATGGCTGCCAATTTCTGGACTTCTTCTCATTA CAAGCAGCTTTTGGATCCAGAAGAGGTAGATGTGGTGCCGCAACAGGATAAAGATAAGGGCATAACGCTCGAGGATTTTAAGCTCATCAAACTGCATATGGCTAATT ATATCGTGAAATTGGCGCAGCAAGTTAAAGTTAGGCAAAG GGTTGTGGCCACTGCAATTACGTACATGAGGCGCGTTTATACCAG AAAGAGTATGTCTATGTATGATCCTCGTCTTGTCGCTCCAACCTGCTTGTACTTGGCAGCAAAAGCAGAAGAGAGCACTTTGCAGGCCagatttcttttattttacatCAGAAAGATAT ATTCTGATGAAAAGTACAGATGTGAAATCAAAGACATACTTGAGATGGAAATGAAGATTTTGGAAGCTCTCAACTATTACCTAGTTGTTTTCCATCCTTATCGTTCGCTATCTCA GTTGTTGCAGGATGCTGGCATTCATGACACAAACATGATTCAGTTATCTTG GGGACTTGTAAATGACACCTACAAGATGGACTTGATTCTTATGCATCCACCACATTTGATTGCTTTAGCTTGCATTTACATTGCTAGTGTGTATAGAGAGAAAGATATAACAGCATGGTTTGAAGAGCTTCGCGCTGATATGAATGTG GTGAAAAATATCTCaatggaaatattggatttCTACGAAGGCCATAGATCGATCGCCGAGGAAAGAGTTACGGCTGCGTTGAACAAACTAGCTCTCAAGTCCTAA